The Lactobacillus sp. CBA3605 genome contains a region encoding:
- a CDS encoding IpaB/EvcA family protein yields MTKINLNQAVSDLLTTTNSLFPGNVTVTFGETVSGYVRHDQAQQVMTAGDIEIHVSDVTAPNYTASHELLHLLLLLQGFPQVTFNLTTRNDQLDEQLMAIAMELYDLVAHILVVQKQRQHALIDEDIEDRYFSGVAATIDPENPQKTDAMMTLRLLTLTDLLVFFDGQLTPTRADKVAADYPQAWAAAQQLYAGMTAKPVTTPFAMRRAVVKLFNAFDAQMTAWQLPLLHGSEFVTVQSVLSERQLRLEVRQLFDVYHSEMVDKTKHTRAYIGLNKGDRQNAFVIPAPAQKRSDAFFKTLYAKSVKDLLTELQEPFTIR; encoded by the coding sequence ATGACTAAAATTAACTTAAATCAAGCAGTATCGGATTTATTAACAACGACGAATTCATTATTTCCGGGGAATGTGACCGTAACTTTTGGTGAGACGGTTTCTGGATATGTGCGACATGACCAAGCGCAACAAGTGATGACGGCGGGGGACATTGAGATTCATGTTAGCGATGTGACAGCGCCAAATTATACGGCATCACATGAACTCTTACATTTATTATTACTGTTACAAGGTTTTCCACAAGTGACCTTTAATCTAACCACTAGAAATGATCAACTGGATGAACAGCTAATGGCAATCGCAATGGAATTGTATGATTTGGTGGCACACATTCTTGTGGTTCAAAAACAACGCCAACATGCATTAATCGATGAGGATATTGAAGACCGCTACTTTAGTGGGGTTGCGGCAACGATTGATCCAGAAAATCCGCAAAAAACGGATGCGATGATGACATTACGGTTGTTGACACTAACGGATTTGTTAGTCTTTTTTGATGGTCAACTGACGCCAACTCGAGCTGATAAAGTCGCCGCTGATTATCCACAAGCTTGGGCGGCTGCCCAACAGTTATATGCCGGGATGACGGCTAAGCCAGTGACCACACCTTTTGCGATGCGGCGTGCGGTCGTTAAATTGTTCAATGCGTTCGATGCCCAGATGACGGCATGGCAGCTACCCTTACTACATGGTAGTGAATTCGTGACGGTTCAAAGTGTGTTGAGTGAACGGCAATTACGGTTAGAAGTGCGGCAATTATTTGATGTTTATCATTCTGAAATGGTTGATAAGACCAAACATACACGTGCGTATATTGGGTTAAATAAAGGTGATCGGCAAAATGCGTTTGTCATTCCAGCGCCGGCCCAAAAACGGAGTGATGCTTTTTTCAAAACGCTATACGCAAAATCAGTAAAGGACTTATTAACTGAATTACAGGAACCGTTTACGATTCGATAA
- the trpS gene encoding tryptophan--tRNA ligase has product MTKKVILTGDRPTGRLHIGHYVGSLRNRVTLQNSGDYDSYIMIADNQALTDNAHDPEKIRQSLLQVAMDYLAVGIDPEKSTILVQSQIPALTDMMNQFLNLVTVARLNRNPTVKTEIKQKAFGESVPAGFFVYPVSQAADITAFKATTVPVGDDQEPMLEQTREIVRSFNKTYQQAVLVEPEGYFPPKGLGRIPGLDGNAKMSKSLGNAIYLADDADTVQKKVMSMYTDPDHIHVEDPGKVAGNVVFTYLDIFGTDQAKVADLKAQYQHGGLGDVKIKRYLIEVLDGVLRPIRERRAIYEADPAQVMAILKAGTAKANVVADQTWREMQAAIGINYFD; this is encoded by the coding sequence ATGACAAAAAAAGTAATTTTAACGGGTGACCGTCCAACTGGTCGTTTGCACATTGGCCATTACGTCGGGTCATTACGGAACCGTGTGACGTTACAAAATTCAGGGGACTATGACTCTTACATCATGATTGCGGATAATCAGGCGTTGACAGATAATGCGCATGATCCTGAAAAGATTCGTCAGAGCTTGTTACAAGTGGCGATGGATTATTTAGCTGTTGGGATTGATCCTGAAAAATCAACGATTTTAGTGCAGTCACAAATTCCAGCGTTAACCGATATGATGAATCAATTCTTAAACTTGGTCACGGTGGCGCGGTTGAATCGGAACCCCACGGTTAAAACTGAAATTAAGCAAAAAGCTTTTGGTGAGAGTGTCCCAGCCGGATTTTTTGTTTATCCAGTGAGCCAAGCAGCTGACATTACAGCTTTTAAAGCGACGACAGTGCCCGTTGGTGATGATCAAGAACCCATGTTAGAACAAACGCGTGAAATTGTTCGGAGTTTTAACAAGACTTATCAACAAGCTGTCTTAGTTGAACCAGAAGGTTATTTTCCACCTAAAGGGTTAGGTCGAATTCCTGGGTTAGATGGGAATGCTAAGATGAGTAAGTCTTTAGGCAATGCGATTTATTTGGCGGATGACGCCGATACCGTCCAAAAGAAAGTTATGTCAATGTATACGGACCCAGACCATATTCACGTGGAAGATCCTGGTAAGGTTGCCGGCAATGTGGTTTTCACTTACTTGGATATTTTTGGCACGGACCAAGCTAAGGTTGCGGACTTAAAGGCTCAATATCAACATGGTGGTTTAGGTGATGTCAAAATTAAACGTTACTTAATTGAAGTTTTAGATGGTGTTTTACGGCCAATCCGGGAACGGCGGGCTATTTATGAAGCTGATCCAGCCCAAGTTATGGCAATCTTGAAAGCTGGCACAGCCAAAGCTAACGTGGTTGCTGATCAGACTTGGCGTGAGATGCAAGCGGCGATTGGCATTAATTATTTCGATTAA
- a CDS encoding tRNA-dihydrouridine synthase has product MTESTFWQALATQARSEQRPFFTMAPMEAVSNTVFRQVVAQAAAPDAFFTEFVYARSVTDATTKFPIHGRLYVAPAETKAPVVQLWGQTPADFATAAMAVKQQGFQAIDLNMGCPDGTIIKHHGGSDLIRHPDWAVECIAAAKTAGLAVSVKTRLGYSKVTEYRAWLTTLLQQDVDLLTVHLRTKQEMSKVGAHFELIDELIQLRDAIAPQTLLQLNGDIPDYQAGLALAQQHPGLDGIMIGRGVFASPFAFAKQPHQQTLAELLGLLRRQLDLFDDFATRYDVPRFPALKRFFKIYARPELGATALRNQLMAAKSTTAVRQILTDFEAQLS; this is encoded by the coding sequence GTGACAGAATCAACATTTTGGCAAGCGTTGGCGACGCAGGCCCGTTCAGAACAGCGACCATTTTTTACGATGGCACCAATGGAAGCCGTTAGTAATACTGTTTTTCGGCAGGTTGTCGCACAAGCGGCAGCGCCTGATGCTTTTTTCACTGAATTCGTCTATGCGCGCAGTGTTACAGATGCGACAACGAAGTTCCCCATACATGGGCGGCTATATGTAGCACCGGCAGAAACTAAGGCGCCGGTTGTCCAACTTTGGGGCCAGACACCGGCTGATTTTGCGACCGCGGCCATGGCGGTTAAGCAACAAGGGTTTCAAGCCATTGATTTAAATATGGGCTGCCCGGATGGCACGATTATTAAGCATCATGGTGGTAGTGACTTGATTCGACATCCTGATTGGGCGGTCGAATGTATTGCAGCGGCCAAAACGGCTGGCTTGGCGGTGAGTGTTAAGACGCGGTTAGGCTATAGCAAAGTTACTGAGTATCGCGCTTGGTTAACAACGTTGTTACAACAAGATGTGGACCTATTAACGGTGCATTTGCGAACCAAGCAAGAGATGAGTAAAGTTGGCGCTCATTTTGAACTCATTGATGAGTTGATTCAATTGCGAGATGCGATTGCGCCACAGACTTTATTACAATTAAATGGAGATATTCCAGATTATCAAGCTGGGTTAGCTTTAGCGCAACAACATCCGGGATTAGATGGTATCATGATTGGCCGTGGGGTTTTTGCAAGTCCATTTGCATTTGCGAAACAACCACATCAGCAGACCTTAGCGGAGTTACTCGGGTTGCTACGACGGCAATTAGATTTGTTTGATGATTTTGCGACGCGCTATGATGTGCCGCGCTTTCCAGCCTTAAAACGGTTTTTTAAGATCTATGCCCGCCCAGAGTTAGGGGCAACGGCGTTACGGAACCAGTTGATGGCAGCGAAATCAACGACAGCTGTGCGGCAAATTTTGACTGATTTTGAAGCGCAATTAAGTTAA
- the helD gene encoding RNA polymerase recycling motor HelD: MTTSNQEQQQEQQRVDQVVEQVKARSKQTDHLLNQAHLETDVIQKNYGDNNSVNTFEVDDRIETNAALQQQKQMVERAVESEAILKRQVGVLKDLSNSPYFGRIDIQDSPDDTPERLYIGTASFVDADQNFLVYDWRAPISSVYYNGTLGQVQYQAPAGTQSTELLKKRQFQINQGQIKNMFDTNETVGDEILQNVLGEQNDAYMQNIVATIQKEQNDIIRDTYSDLLVVQGVAGSGKTSAILQRIAFLLYHSRASLEADQMVLFSPNRLFSHYISEVLPSLGERNMRQVTLAEFLSARFQGLTVESLFERYEQDHQATTLNPAIRDFQEGAAFMQQVDRYCHELPAAELRFTDIVFNGEVFFSKQTITQLAMDLPAAMQPADRFLALKNTLIKQLKKRIDHEAQADWVNDIIDQLNDETYHDLLGHKRRGEFQSLDDEVFYIGQQIVTKRLRQVYDAIYNGYFLDTYEQYNDFLAQIDRPEPITAEQWAARQKTFQTGIEYHRIALIDCAPLLLLRDILTGSGQNRRMQSIFVDEMQDYSLAQLLYIKHAFPLAKFTLLGDSEQALFKGIEAPKELLTRLKAAFDVRRVNLITLNKSYRSTMQITNFAKALLPDGDQIQAFTREGDLPKVMLRYGETNALKGLLTEVNRQLTKTTTVAILTKDLSESKTVYQYLKHHTVATLMADNDRTMPQGVIIMPIYLAKGLEFDAVIAYDVSATAYPDDRSVGLLYTIASRAMHHLTLLSVGDVSPLIARMAPGLFTIEHQVRV; encoded by the coding sequence GTGACAACATCAAACCAAGAACAGCAACAAGAACAACAGCGGGTGGACCAAGTCGTTGAACAGGTTAAGGCACGGTCTAAACAGACCGATCATCTCTTAAACCAAGCCCATCTTGAAACCGATGTAATTCAGAAAAACTATGGTGATAATAACTCCGTCAATACCTTTGAAGTGGATGACCGCATTGAAACCAACGCTGCGTTGCAACAACAAAAACAAATGGTGGAACGTGCAGTTGAATCCGAAGCTATTTTAAAACGGCAAGTGGGCGTCTTAAAAGACCTCAGCAATTCGCCCTATTTTGGCCGCATTGATATTCAAGATAGTCCAGATGACACACCTGAACGCCTATATATTGGCACGGCTTCTTTCGTCGACGCCGACCAAAACTTCCTCGTCTATGATTGGCGGGCTCCCATCTCATCCGTTTACTACAATGGGACGTTAGGTCAGGTTCAGTATCAAGCCCCGGCTGGTACACAAAGTACCGAATTACTTAAGAAACGGCAATTTCAAATCAATCAGGGTCAAATTAAAAATATGTTCGACACTAACGAAACCGTTGGTGACGAAATTTTACAAAACGTCTTAGGCGAACAAAATGATGCCTATATGCAAAATATTGTTGCCACGATTCAAAAAGAACAAAATGATATTATTCGCGACACTTACAGTGATTTACTCGTTGTTCAAGGGGTCGCTGGTTCCGGCAAAACGTCCGCTATTCTGCAACGAATTGCCTTCTTGCTATATCACTCACGAGCATCGCTAGAAGCTGATCAGATGGTTTTATTTTCACCTAATCGCCTCTTTAGTCATTATATTTCTGAAGTGCTACCTAGTCTGGGTGAACGCAATATGCGGCAAGTGACACTGGCTGAATTTTTAAGCGCTCGTTTTCAAGGGTTGACCGTTGAAAGTCTCTTCGAACGCTACGAACAAGACCACCAAGCGACCACCCTTAATCCGGCCATCCGTGACTTTCAGGAAGGTGCCGCATTTATGCAACAAGTTGATCGCTACTGTCATGAATTACCAGCCGCTGAGCTTCGGTTTACAGATATTGTCTTCAATGGCGAGGTCTTCTTTTCAAAGCAAACTATCACCCAGTTGGCCATGGATTTACCAGCTGCGATGCAGCCAGCCGACCGATTTTTAGCACTCAAGAATACGTTAATTAAACAGTTAAAAAAACGTATTGATCACGAAGCACAAGCTGATTGGGTCAACGATATTATCGATCAATTAAATGATGAAACCTATCATGACTTACTCGGGCATAAACGTCGTGGTGAATTTCAATCTTTAGACGATGAAGTCTTCTACATTGGACAACAGATTGTGACTAAACGGCTCCGCCAAGTTTACGATGCTATTTATAATGGGTATTTTCTCGATACCTACGAACAATATAACGACTTTTTAGCCCAAATTGACCGGCCAGAACCTATTACGGCTGAACAATGGGCCGCGCGACAAAAAACCTTTCAAACGGGCATTGAATACCATCGGATTGCGCTAATTGATTGTGCACCACTATTACTCCTACGTGATATTTTAACCGGTAGTGGTCAAAATCGACGGATGCAATCGATTTTTGTTGATGAAATGCAGGATTATTCACTTGCACAATTATTGTATATCAAACATGCCTTTCCGTTAGCTAAGTTCACCTTGCTTGGTGATAGTGAACAAGCCTTGTTCAAAGGCATCGAAGCCCCCAAGGAATTGCTCACCCGCTTAAAGGCGGCGTTCGACGTTCGCCGGGTTAACCTGATTACGCTGAATAAGAGTTACCGTTCAACCATGCAAATCACCAACTTTGCTAAAGCCTTGCTACCGGATGGCGACCAAATTCAAGCCTTCACCCGCGAAGGTGACCTGCCAAAAGTCATGTTGCGTTACGGTGAGACCAATGCCTTAAAAGGGTTATTGACTGAAGTGAACCGGCAACTCACTAAGACCACAACCGTCGCAATCTTAACGAAAGACCTGTCTGAAAGTAAAACAGTGTATCAATATCTCAAACACCATACCGTCGCAACTTTGATGGCTGACAACGATCGCACCATGCCTCAAGGCGTCATCATCATGCCCATTTATCTCGCCAAGGGGTTAGAATTTGATGCCGTGATTGCTTATGATGTTTCTGCCACGGCTTATCCGGATGACCGCTCCGTTGGCTTGCTCTATACCATTGCATCACGTGCCATGCACCACTTAACCTTACTTAGTGTTGGTGATGTTTCGCCATTAATTGCCCGCATGGCGCCGGGCTTATTCACCATCGAACATCAAGTTCGCGTTTAA
- a CDS encoding ABC transporter ATP-binding protein has product MTAAIEFQHVQKNFNDNVVIPDLNLTVAQGELFVLVGTSGSGKTTSLKMINRLESTTAGKILVNGQATTTVPLRELRWQMGYVLQQIALFPTMTVAQNIAVIPEMKGTPKKEINQTIDDLLKEVGLDPTVYRDRMPDELSGGEQQRIGILRAIASHPSIVLMDEPFSALDPLSRQQLQDLVLSLHQRYNNTIVFVTHDMSEALKLGDRIGIMRQGQLLQVDTPTAIARHPVNDFVRDFFHASRAKKVYDIYVGRVGLVQGYLAKKPTVAAGKIETVDGQTTLRTAFEALATHDYLAVTEDGQIKGYLDRQLVMRYLSQHEPD; this is encoded by the coding sequence ATGACTGCAGCAATTGAATTTCAACATGTACAAAAAAATTTCAATGATAACGTGGTTATTCCAGACCTGAATTTAACGGTGGCACAGGGTGAATTGTTCGTGTTAGTCGGCACTTCCGGCAGTGGGAAAACAACGTCGCTTAAGATGATTAACCGCTTAGAATCCACTACGGCTGGCAAAATTTTGGTCAACGGCCAAGCAACAACCACCGTGCCCCTCCGAGAATTGCGGTGGCAAATGGGCTACGTGTTACAACAGATTGCCCTATTCCCAACGATGACGGTGGCACAAAATATCGCGGTCATTCCGGAAATGAAAGGGACGCCGAAAAAAGAAATCAACCAAACGATTGATGACTTATTAAAAGAAGTTGGCTTGGATCCCACTGTTTATCGTGATCGAATGCCGGACGAACTATCGGGTGGCGAGCAACAGCGGATTGGTATCTTACGGGCGATTGCCTCGCACCCTTCAATTGTCTTAATGGACGAGCCTTTTAGTGCGCTAGACCCGTTGTCACGGCAGCAGTTGCAAGATTTGGTTCTGTCATTACATCAACGCTATAATAATACGATTGTTTTTGTTACCCATGACATGAGTGAAGCTTTAAAATTAGGTGATCGGATTGGTATTATGCGGCAGGGGCAACTGTTACAAGTTGATACGCCAACAGCCATTGCCCGCCATCCGGTGAATGATTTTGTGCGTGATTTCTTCCATGCCAGTCGGGCCAAAAAAGTGTATGACATTTATGTTGGTCGAGTTGGTTTAGTCCAAGGCTATTTGGCTAAAAAGCCAACCGTGGCCGCGGGGAAGATTGAAACGGTCGATGGTCAAACAACTTTACGGACGGCGTTTGAAGCGTTAGCGACGCACGATTATTTAGCCGTGACTGAAGACGGTCAGATTAAAGGGTATTTAGATCGGCAGTTAGTAATGCGTTATTTGAGTCAACATGAACCAGATTAG
- a CDS encoding hydroxymethylglutaryl-CoA reductase, degradative, whose translation MTADFRHFYQKDWAERTALVAEQAQLSATETALFKQHYDPKHREIIENYLTDYAVPMGVAVNFVVDGTPRLVPMVTEEPSVIAAASNGAKIVKRAGGFSTSVSQREMIGQIVLEKVDDVVATTQLIMAQQTALLAVADAAHPSLQRRGGGARQLRIRRLGQGYLSIDLLVDVQAAMGANMLNSMLEAVAKSIGVLTKHNALMSILSNYATASLVRASCRLPVSLLQAGRYSGQLVAQKLVAASTVAQLDPYRATTHNKGIMNGIDAVAMATGNDWRALESGAHAYAARDGQYRGLSTWTLAGKELVGTLELPLPVGIVGGSIKINALAQLNQRLLGVTTATELAKTMAAVGLGQNLAALRALVTTGIQQGHMHLQLKSLALAAGATTAELPVVLQRLEQAPQQDLATTQQLIATLRQSKEETHD comes from the coding sequence ATGACGGCTGATTTTCGCCATTTTTATCAAAAAGATTGGGCTGAACGGACGGCCTTAGTCGCTGAACAAGCGCAGTTGTCGGCAACGGAAACTGCGCTGTTTAAACAGCATTATGACCCTAAGCATCGTGAGATTATTGAGAATTATTTAACGGATTATGCGGTGCCGATGGGCGTAGCCGTGAACTTTGTTGTGGATGGCACGCCGCGGCTAGTGCCGATGGTGACCGAAGAACCATCGGTGATTGCCGCAGCTAGTAACGGTGCCAAAATTGTGAAACGTGCCGGTGGCTTTAGCACGAGCGTGAGCCAACGTGAAATGATTGGTCAAATCGTATTGGAAAAAGTTGACGACGTGGTGGCAACTACACAACTGATTATGGCGCAGCAAACAGCACTTTTAGCTGTAGCGGATGCGGCCCATCCAAGTTTACAACGGCGTGGCGGTGGCGCCCGACAATTACGTATTCGGCGCTTAGGTCAGGGTTATTTATCAATTGATTTATTGGTTGATGTTCAAGCTGCGATGGGTGCTAATATGCTAAATAGTATGTTGGAAGCCGTTGCCAAGTCGATTGGTGTGCTAACCAAACATAATGCGTTGATGAGTATCTTGTCTAACTATGCAACGGCGAGCTTGGTTCGCGCCAGTTGTCGGCTACCAGTTAGTCTATTACAAGCGGGGCGTTATTCAGGTCAATTAGTGGCACAAAAGCTGGTAGCGGCCAGTACCGTGGCACAGTTAGACCCGTATCGGGCAACAACGCATAATAAAGGTATCATGAATGGAATTGATGCGGTCGCCATGGCAACGGGAAATGATTGGCGCGCGTTAGAGAGCGGGGCCCATGCGTATGCGGCCCGCGACGGTCAGTATCGGGGCCTGAGTACCTGGACATTGGCCGGAAAAGAGCTGGTTGGCACCTTAGAATTGCCGTTACCGGTGGGAATTGTCGGGGGGTCAATCAAAATTAATGCGCTGGCCCAACTGAATCAACGCTTATTGGGCGTGACGACGGCCACTGAATTGGCTAAAACCATGGCAGCAGTAGGCTTAGGTCAAAACTTGGCGGCTTTGCGGGCGCTAGTGACAACTGGAATTCAACAAGGCCATATGCACTTGCAACTGAAATCGTTAGCGTTAGCGGCCGGTGCGACCACCGCTGAGTTACCAGTAGTATTGCAACGTTTGGAACAAGCACCGCAACAAGACTTAGCCACGACCCAACAACTTATCGCCACTTTAAGGCAATCAAAGGAAGAGACGCATGACTAA
- a CDS encoding Cof-type HAD-IIB family hydrolase yields MSIRLIALDIDDTLLNSEGKLLPSTITAVQQAQSQGIKVVLCTGRPLAGVQPYLTALNITGDDQYVVTYNGAVIEAVTGRVVAKHLVTNSYYRELTAFGQQQHIPFNVLDDESVIYTADYDVSWVTVVQAWENQAGLLIRQPDDLPADFQITKGLFVGEPEQLDAIEPLVKQKFGQSLYVVRAAANFLELMHPGVSKGQALQDLAQLLKLDASEIMAVGDEQNDITMFDFAGTAVAMGNGSAAAKAHANHVTETNDADGLAAAIQRYALN; encoded by the coding sequence ATGTCGATTCGTTTAATTGCTTTAGATATTGATGATACGCTGCTCAATTCGGAGGGTAAGTTACTACCAAGTACGATTACAGCCGTTCAACAAGCCCAATCACAGGGTATTAAGGTGGTGCTCTGTACTGGCCGTCCTTTAGCTGGCGTTCAACCCTATCTGACGGCACTTAACATTACCGGTGATGACCAATATGTGGTGACTTATAATGGTGCCGTGATTGAAGCAGTCACGGGGCGTGTCGTGGCGAAACATTTGGTGACTAATAGCTACTATCGTGAATTGACGGCGTTCGGGCAACAACAACATATCCCATTTAACGTGCTCGATGATGAAAGCGTCATCTATACGGCTGACTACGATGTGAGCTGGGTGACAGTCGTCCAAGCTTGGGAGAATCAGGCCGGACTCCTAATTCGCCAACCGGACGACTTACCAGCTGATTTTCAAATTACGAAGGGGTTATTCGTAGGGGAACCCGAACAATTAGATGCCATCGAACCGTTGGTTAAGCAAAAATTTGGCCAGTCCTTATACGTGGTTCGCGCCGCTGCTAACTTTTTGGAACTCATGCATCCAGGGGTCAGCAAAGGCCAAGCACTCCAAGATTTGGCACAGCTGTTAAAGCTTGATGCGAGTGAGATAATGGCAGTTGGCGATGAGCAAAATGACATCACAATGTTTGATTTTGCGGGGACGGCGGTCGCAATGGGCAATGGCTCAGCAGCTGCTAAGGCACATGCTAACCATGTTACTGAGACCAATGATGCTGACGGCTTGGCGGCTGCCATTCAACGCTATGCGTTAAATTAA
- a CDS encoding DUF72 domain-containing protein, whose translation MITIGLTTWTEHPRLLGGTDKLTLTEYSGVLPVVEVDTPFYGIPKPSTVAKWQKAVPARFQFILKANQTMTLHDSYEDGISMDALKLAYRNYRAMLKPLLQHQQLKAILFQFPPFFERSTRNFHYLQRMVTWLPGLPIAVEFRNQSWYEPGVKDSVLSFLKDLGIIHVVVDEPHALNDGVSLEPVVTSPKLAMIRLHGRNQTGWSTKGPNWRGQRTLYRYSDTELAELKVLVEQLQSQTQEVCVIFNNNAGGDAADNALALKTLLGVSFGDLGPQQLDLF comes from the coding sequence ATGATAACGATTGGGCTAACAACTTGGACGGAACATCCGCGCCTACTGGGCGGGACGGACAAATTAACTTTAACGGAATATTCGGGTGTCTTGCCGGTAGTTGAAGTTGATACACCCTTCTATGGTATTCCCAAACCAAGTACTGTTGCCAAGTGGCAAAAAGCGGTCCCGGCCAGGTTTCAGTTTATTCTTAAGGCGAATCAAACGATGACCTTGCATGATTCGTATGAAGATGGTATTTCGATGGATGCTTTGAAATTAGCTTATCGAAATTATCGGGCCATGTTAAAACCATTGCTACAGCATCAGCAATTAAAGGCGATTTTATTCCAATTTCCACCGTTTTTCGAACGCTCAACGCGTAATTTTCATTATTTACAACGGATGGTGACTTGGCTACCAGGCTTACCAATTGCAGTTGAGTTCCGGAATCAAAGCTGGTATGAACCCGGTGTGAAGGACTCAGTTTTAAGTTTTTTAAAGGACTTAGGTATTATTCACGTGGTGGTCGACGAGCCGCACGCCTTAAATGATGGCGTTAGCTTAGAACCAGTGGTGACGAGCCCTAAGCTTGCCATGATACGGTTGCATGGGCGCAATCAAACTGGCTGGTCGACTAAAGGGCCTAACTGGCGGGGACAGCGGACCTTATACCGGTATAGCGATACCGAGTTAGCCGAGTTAAAAGTTTTAGTTGAACAGTTACAATCCCAGACCCAGGAGGTTTGTGTTATTTTCAATAATAATGCCGGTGGTGATGCCGCGGATAATGCATTGGCACTAAAGACGTTACTGGGCGTTTCTTTTGGTGATTTAGGGCCGCAGCAGTTGGATTTGTTTTAG
- a CDS encoding Ppx/GppA family phosphatase: MENLAIVDLGSNSARMAVNRLHPNGTVEEIKRVKEDTRLSKGMGAAHILQPAAIERTIKALLNFKQLYVHLPNTKVIGITTAAVRMAKNQTEFLDRVKKEVGLDLQVLAGDDEAYYDYLGVANSLVIQDCLILDTGGASCELILVKDGRKQQLISVPFGAVTLSEQFQLDDLVPAANLFRAQMFLRNRLADIWWLSEAVHYPIVLLGGANRTLARINRRRQKKLKVEDIHGYRLKTETVYHTFLDLLNRSRQGRQDISGMEYGRADIIVGGMLPLVTLLQMLDSDRVIFSESGVREGIISEYLNQ; this comes from the coding sequence ATGGAAAACTTAGCAATTGTGGACTTGGGATCAAATTCGGCACGAATGGCAGTTAATCGCCTTCACCCCAATGGCACGGTTGAAGAAATCAAACGCGTCAAAGAAGACACGCGGTTATCAAAAGGAATGGGGGCAGCCCATATCCTACAACCAGCGGCGATTGAGCGGACCATCAAAGCCCTATTAAATTTTAAGCAATTGTATGTGCATTTACCGAATACCAAAGTCATCGGAATCACGACGGCGGCGGTTCGAATGGCTAAAAACCAGACCGAGTTCTTGGATCGGGTTAAAAAGGAAGTGGGCTTAGACCTCCAAGTCTTGGCTGGTGACGATGAGGCCTACTATGATTACTTAGGCGTTGCGAACTCGTTAGTCATTCAGGATTGTTTGATTTTGGATACTGGTGGGGCCAGTTGTGAACTGATTTTAGTAAAAGACGGTCGCAAGCAACAATTGATTAGTGTGCCCTTTGGGGCGGTGACTCTATCGGAACAATTTCAACTTGATGATTTGGTGCCCGCAGCTAATCTATTTCGGGCGCAGATGTTTTTGCGCAATCGGTTGGCGGATATTTGGTGGCTTAGTGAGGCTGTGCATTACCCGATTGTCTTATTGGGCGGGGCTAATCGGACGCTAGCACGAATCAATCGTCGGCGACAAAAAAAGTTAAAAGTAGAAGATATTCATGGGTATCGCTTAAAAACAGAAACGGTCTATCATACTTTTTTAGACTTATTAAACCGGTCGCGTCAAGGACGTCAGGATATTTCCGGGATGGAATATGGCCGGGCAGATATTATTGTCGGGGGCATGTTGCCGTTAGTCACCTTGTTACAAATGTTAGACAGTGACCGCGTGATTTTTTCAGAAAGTGGTGTCCGTGAAGGCATCATTTCAGAATATTTAAATCAGTAA